A genomic window from Haliaeetus albicilla chromosome 10, bHalAlb1.1, whole genome shotgun sequence includes:
- the UBAP2L gene encoding ubiquitin-associated protein 2-like isoform X7, whose amino-acid sequence MMTSVGTNRARGNWEQTQTQSQTQHKQRPQATAEQIRLAQMISDHNDADFEEKVKQLIDITGKNQDECVIALHDCNGDVNRAINVLLEGNPDTHSWEMVGKKKGVSGQKESGQAEPSEESKENRERDRDFSRRRGGPPRRGRGASRGREFRGQENGLDGGKSGGSSGRGTERGRRGRGRGRGGSGRRGGRFSAQGMGTFNPADYAEPAGTDENYGNSNNNTWNNTGSFEPDDGTSAWRAATEEWGTEDWNEDLSETKIFTASNVSSVPLPAENVTITAGQRIDLAVLLGKTPSSMENESTNLESSQAPSLAQPLVFSNSKQSAISQPASGNSFSHHSMVSMLGKGFGDVGEAKGSSTTGSQFLEQFKTAQALAQLAAQHTQPGGSTTASSWDMGSTTQTSSLVQYDLKNPTDSSVHSPFTKRQAFTSTSTMIEVFMQEKQPVVTASTTVPAPPSSPLPSKTNPVPQMSPGSSDNQSSSPQPAQQKLKQQKKKASLTSKIPALAVEMPGSADISGLNLQFGALQFGSEPVLAEYESTPTTSTAVSQSQSSLYTSTASESSSTISSNQSQESGYQSGTIQTATFTSQNSTQGPLYEQRSTQTRRYPNSISSSPQKDLTQAKNGFSSVQPTPLQTTQAVEGATGPAVKSDSPSAPSITPLNDGVSASSLLTTASQHSTALSSLSHSEELPSTTTTQLSSTLPTQQNSLSSSTSSGRTSTSTLLHTSVESEASLHSSASTFSTSSSTVSAAPPVVSASSSLSSVSSLGLSLSSNSTVTASTRSSVATTSGKAPPNLPPGVPPLLPNPYIMAPGLLHAYPPQVYGYDDLQMLQTRFPLDYYSIPFPTPTTPLTGRDGSLSSNPYSGDLTKFGRGDASSPAPATTLAQPQQSQTQTHHTTQQTFLNPALPPGYSYTSLPYYTGVPGLPSTFQYGPAVFPVAPTSSKQHGVNVSVNASATPFQQPSGYGSHGYSTGVSVTSSNTGVPDISGSVYSKTQQSFEKQGFHTGTPAASFNLPSALGSGGPINPATAAAYPPTPFMHILTPHQQPHSQILHHHLQQDGQGGSGQRSQGSSIPQKSQANKSAYNSYSWGAN is encoded by the exons ATGATGACATCGGTGGGCACTAACCGAGCCcgggggaactgggagcagaCACAGACACAGAGCCAGACACAGCACAAGCAGCGGCCGCAG GCTACTGCGGAACAGATTCGACTTGCACAGATGATTTCGGACCACAATGACGCTGACTTTGAGGAGAAGGTGAAACAA CTGATTGACATCACAGGCAAGAACCAGGATGAGTGTGTGATTGCTCTGCATGACTGCAATGGAGATGTTAACAGAGCCATCAACGTGCTGCTGGAGGGCAATCCGGACACG CATTCCTGGGAAATGGTTGGGAAGAAGAAGGGTGTCTCGGGACAGAAGGAGAGTGGACAGGCAGAACCCagtgaagaaagcaaagaaaaccgGGAGAGGGATCGGGATTTCAGCAGACGACGTGGCGGGCCACCGAGGCGGGGGCGAGGTGCCAGCCGTGGAAGAGAGT TTCGGGGCCAGGAGAATGGACTAGATGGTGGTAAGAGTGGAGGATCTTCTGGAAGAGGCACAGAAAGAGGGAGGCGGGGACGTGGCCGAGGCCGAG GTGGCTCTGGAAGGCGAGGGGGAAGATTTTCTGCCCAAGGCATGGG AACTTTCAACCCAGCTGACTATGCTGAGCCAGCCGGCACGGATGAGAACTACGGGAATAGCAACAACAACACATGGAACAACACTGGCAGTTTTGAGCCAGATGATGGCACAA GTGCATGGAGGGCCGCAACAGAAGAATGGGGCACAGAGGACTGGAATGAAGAT cTGTCTGAGACAAAGATCTTCACCGCCTCTAATGTGTCTTCAGTGCCTCTGCCTGCCGAGAATGTGACAATCACAGCTGGACAGAG AATTGATCTTGCAGTCCTGCTAGGAAAGACGCCCTCTTCTATGGAGAATGAGTCAACAAACCTGGAGTCATCGCAGGCTCCTTCTCTGGCCCAGCCACTGGTGTTCAGCAATTCCAAGCAAAGTGCTATATCCCAGCCTGCCTCTGGTAACTCCTTCTCTCACCACAGCATG GTGAGCATGCTGGGGAAAGGGTTTGGAGATGTTGGGGAGGCCAAAGGCAGCAGTACCACAGGTTCTCAGTTCCTGGAGCAGTTCAAGACAGCCCAGGCTCTGGCTCAGCTGGCTGCTCAGCACACCCAGCCTGGTGGGAGCACCACTGCTTCTTCTTGGGACATGGGATCCACTACGCAGACCTCGTCTCTTGTGCAGTATG ATCTCAAGAACCCAACAGACTCTTCTGTTCATAGTCCCTTCACCAAGCGTCAGGCCTTCACATCGACTTCAACCATGATAGAAGTGTTCATGCAGGAGAAACAACCTGTGGTGACTGCCTCCACAACCGTGCCGGCACCCCCTTCCTCACCGCTGCCCAGCAAAACCAATCCTGTTCCCCAGATGTCCCCAGGGTCCTCGGACAACCAGTCCTCCAGTCCCCAGCCAGCACAGCAGAAGctgaagcagcaaaagaaaaaagcatcgTTAACATCAAAG ATTCCTGCGCTTGCAGTGGAAATGCCTGGCTCAGCAGATATCTCAGGGCTAAACCTGCAGTTTGGGGCATTACAGTTTGGTTCGGAGCCTGTTCTTGCGGAGTACGAATCGACGCCCACAACAAGCACCGCTGTTAGCCAATCTCAAAGCAGCCTGTACACCAGCACGGCTAG TGAATCTTCATCCACAATTTCGTCCAATCAAAGCCAGGAGTCTGGTTACCAGAGCGGCACAATACAGACAGCAACGTTTACCTCCCAGAACAGCACTCAGGGACCACTGTATGAACAGAGATCCACCCAGACGAGGCGATACCCAAATTCAATCTCTTCCTCGCCCCAGAAAGATCTGACCCAGGCCAAG aATGGTTTCAGTTCTGTGCAACCCACGCCATTACAAACCACACAGGCTGTTGAAG GTGCTACAGGCCCGGCAGTGAAATCCGattccccctctgctcccagtaTCACGCCTCTCAATGATGGGGTATCTGCCTCGTCCTTGCTGACGACAGCCAGCCAACACTCGAcagctctgagcagcctgagCCACAGTGAGGAACTCCCTAGTACGACCACCACCCAACTCAGCAG TACATTACCCACCCAGCAGAACAGTCTGTCCTCATCCACATCCTCTGGGCGAACGTCAACCTCAACTCTTCTG CACACAAGTGTGGAGAGTGAAGCAAGCCTCCATTCTTCTGCTAGCactttctccacctcctccagcacagtGTCAGCCGCCCCACCAGTCGTAAGTGCTTCATCCAGTCTCAGCAGTGTCAGCAGCCTGGGCCTCAGCCTCAGTAGTAACTCCACGGTGACAGCCTCAACTCGCAGCTCCGTTGCAACAACATCAG gaaAAGCCCCTCCCAATCTCCCTCCTGGAGTCCCACCGTTGTTGCCTAATCCGTACATCATGGCTCCAGGCTTGCTACATGCCTATCCG CCACAGGTGTATGGATATGATGACTTGCAAATGCTCCAGACGAGATTCCCTTTG gATTACTACAGCATCCCATTCCCTACACCCACCACCCCGCTGACTGGAAGAGATGGCAGCCTGAGCAGCAATCCGTACTCTG GTGACTTAACAAAATTTGGCCGAGGTGAtgcctcttctcctgctcctgcaacGACTTTGGCCCAGCCTCAGCAGAGCCAGACCCAGACTCACCACACCACGCAGCAGACGTTCCTGAACCCAGCGCTGCCTCCTGGCTACAGTTACACCAGTCTGCCGTACTACACAGGGGTACCAGGGCTCCCCAGCACCTTCCAATACGGGCCCGCCGTGTTCCCT GTTGCTCCTACCTCTTCCAAGCAGCATGGTGTGAATGTCAGCGTCAACGCATCAGCAACCCCTTTTCAGCAGCCCAGTGGCTATGGCTCTCATGGATACAGCACTG gTGTATCCGTGACATCCAGTAATACAGGAGTGCCAGACATCTCGGGCTCTGTCTACTCCAAAACTCAG CAATCCTTCGAGAAGCAGGGATTTCACACTGGAACCCCAGCAGCCTCCTTCAATCTGCCTTCAGCGCTGGGCAGCGGCGGCCCCATCAACCCTGCAACGGCAGCGGCATACCCCCCCACTCCTTTCATGCACATCCTGACCCCGCATCAGCAGCCCCACTCGCAGATCCTCCACCACCAcctgcagcaggatgggcaG ggtggctctGGGCAGCGCAGCCAAGGCAGCTCCATCCCCCAGAAATCCCAGGCCAACAAGTCTGCCTACAACAGCTACAGCTGGGGCGCCAACTGA